One Nocardia farcinica genomic region harbors:
- a CDS encoding TetR/AcrR family transcriptional regulator, protein MTRVSSESARPPGRPRSGLHSVVFAATLQTVHELGYARATVDRIAAAAGVAKTTVYRRWPSKGALIIDCLLDAFGPVPLEGADRAEIMTGAIRWIAGKIAEPGVGDAFAGVFSDAVSDPELRTLLSTRFQDPYRIAVQDALGESEQRVLFYIDVVVGTLLHRMGMTGAPMVESDVEALIEMTLRYFGTGDEGNGR, encoded by the coding sequence ATGACGCGAGTGAGCAGCGAATCCGCTCGGCCACCGGGGCGGCCACGGTCCGGTCTGCACTCCGTGGTCTTCGCCGCCACCTTGCAGACGGTGCACGAGCTGGGTTATGCGCGCGCGACGGTCGATCGCATCGCGGCCGCGGCGGGCGTGGCGAAGACGACCGTCTACCGCCGCTGGCCGTCCAAGGGCGCGCTGATCATCGATTGCCTGCTCGACGCCTTCGGCCCGGTACCACTGGAGGGCGCGGACCGGGCCGAGATCATGACGGGTGCGATCCGTTGGATCGCGGGGAAGATCGCCGAGCCCGGCGTGGGCGACGCCTTCGCGGGTGTCTTCAGCGACGCGGTCAGCGATCCGGAGCTGCGCACCCTGTTGTCGACCCGCTTCCAGGATCCGTATCGGATCGCCGTTCAGGACGCGCTCGGCGAGTCCGAGCAACGGGTGCTGTTCTACATCGACGTCGTCGTCGGCACCCTGCTGCACCGGATGGGGATGACCGGTGCGCCGATGGTCGAGTCCGATGTCGAGGCATTGATCGAGATGACGCTGCGGTACTTCGGCACCGGCGACGAGGGTAACGGGCGCTAG
- a CDS encoding nitroreductase family deazaflavin-dependent oxidoreductase, with translation MKVLIVLAVLIVAIPLLALATLLIGLRYRIAPIVDTVRRFNKKVTNRRVLRDAGTAGSPRALIRHVGRRSGRTYDTPVDVIPTDTGYVVALPYGTRADWLRNVLAAGSATVVTDGATVPVDQPALVPTAAVAAHLSPGTRLTLRLFRVDRCLQVRRAPVRESA, from the coding sequence ATGAAAGTGCTGATTGTTCTCGCCGTGCTGATCGTGGCGATTCCGCTGCTCGCGTTGGCGACCCTGCTGATCGGCCTGCGGTACCGGATCGCGCCGATCGTCGACACCGTGCGCCGCTTCAACAAGAAGGTCACCAACCGGCGCGTCCTGCGGGACGCCGGCACGGCCGGCTCGCCCCGCGCGCTGATCCGGCACGTCGGCCGCCGCTCCGGCCGGACCTACGACACTCCCGTCGACGTGATCCCCACCGACACCGGCTATGTCGTCGCCCTGCCCTACGGCACCCGCGCCGACTGGCTGCGCAACGTGCTCGCTGCGGGCTCGGCCACGGTGGTCACCGACGGTGCCACCGTGCCGGTCGATCAGCCCGCGCTCGTGCCGACCGCCGCCGTGGCCGCCCACCTCTCGCCCGGAACCCGCCTGACGCTGCGGCTGTTCCGCGTGGACCGGTGCCTCCAGGTGCGGCGGGCGCCCGTCCGCGAGTCGGCCTAG
- a CDS encoding HD domain-containing protein, whose translation MTVREADRTGFAFPTSELAVAADALVAEVSSPLVYNHVVRAYLYAREMAAATGLRAGTDYDDELLYLGCILHDLGATDYAQGDQRFEVDGADAAAEFLRARDVAEDRIQVVWNAIALHSTDGIAHRFGTEVALTQMGTGADIIGRGRELLPAGFAERVHAAWPRLDVGYAFGEVLARQVRDNPAKGSPLTFPGQLCQLYYPDQPAVTWFDVVDAAGWHDRPVPIGDRPVGAATPEELATLFTRYFNAGDLGGLLSLYEPGAVLFPMPGERRTGLDAIRESLRGMLDSGARIELTVRGVHVAGELALIANDSVLTGAGPDGTLVSTTTEIARRGSDGSWRYVLDDPYFTA comes from the coding sequence ATGACTGTTCGAGAAGCCGACCGCACCGGGTTCGCATTCCCCACTTCGGAGCTCGCCGTCGCCGCCGACGCGCTGGTCGCCGAGGTCTCGTCGCCGCTGGTCTACAACCACGTGGTCCGCGCCTACCTCTACGCCCGCGAGATGGCCGCGGCCACCGGCCTGCGGGCGGGTACCGACTACGACGACGAACTGCTCTATCTCGGCTGCATCCTGCACGATCTCGGCGCCACCGACTACGCCCAGGGCGACCAGCGGTTCGAGGTCGACGGGGCGGACGCGGCCGCGGAGTTCCTGCGCGCCAGGGACGTCGCCGAGGACCGGATCCAGGTGGTGTGGAACGCGATCGCGTTGCACTCCACCGACGGTATCGCCCACCGCTTCGGCACCGAAGTGGCGCTCACGCAGATGGGCACCGGCGCCGACATCATCGGCCGGGGCCGGGAACTGCTGCCCGCGGGCTTCGCCGAGCGTGTGCACGCCGCGTGGCCGCGCCTGGACGTCGGCTACGCCTTCGGCGAGGTGCTCGCCAGGCAGGTGCGCGACAACCCCGCCAAGGGCAGTCCGTTGACCTTCCCCGGCCAGCTCTGCCAGCTCTACTACCCCGATCAACCCGCGGTCACCTGGTTCGACGTGGTCGATGCGGCGGGCTGGCACGACCGGCCGGTGCCGATCGGGGACCGGCCGGTCGGCGCGGCGACGCCCGAGGAACTGGCGACGCTGTTCACCCGCTACTTCAACGCCGGTGATCTCGGCGGTCTGCTGTCGCTGTACGAGCCGGGCGCGGTGCTGTTCCCGATGCCCGGCGAGCGGCGCACCGGCCTCGACGCCATCCGCGAGTCCCTGCGCGGCATGCTCGATTCCGGCGCACGGATCGAGCTGACGGTGCGCGGCGTGCACGTCGCCGGTGAGCTGGCGCTCATCGCCAACGACTCGGTCCTCACCGGGGCCGGACCGGACGGCACGCTGGTGTCCACCACCACCGAGATCGCCCGGCGCGGCAGCGACGGCTCCTGGCGATACGTCCTCGACGACCCGTACTTCACCGCCTGA
- a CDS encoding TetR/AcrR family transcriptional regulator, with protein MPHRNPARPPLTRDRILSAAVDFADANGIDSLTMRRLGTLLGVEAMSLYNHVRGKAELLDGMVDLVFAEIELPDPGLDWRAAMGARARSVRAALARHRWAIGLMESRKAPGPATLRHHEAVLGCLRGAGFSLALTAHAYALIDSYIYGFALQEATLPFAAPAESEEVAREIMAGLPATEFPHFTELAVGHVLRPGYDFRDEFDYGLDLILDTLEQRRTAP; from the coding sequence ATGCCGCACCGCAACCCCGCTCGGCCACCCCTGACCCGGGATCGGATCCTCTCGGCCGCGGTCGATTTCGCCGACGCCAACGGCATCGATTCGCTCACCATGCGCCGTCTGGGCACCCTGCTCGGCGTGGAGGCGATGTCGCTCTACAACCACGTGCGCGGCAAGGCCGAGCTGCTCGACGGCATGGTCGACCTGGTCTTCGCCGAGATCGAGCTGCCCGATCCCGGCCTCGACTGGCGTGCGGCGATGGGCGCGCGGGCACGCTCGGTGCGCGCGGCGCTGGCACGGCACCGCTGGGCGATCGGACTCATGGAATCGCGCAAGGCGCCCGGTCCGGCCACTCTGCGCCACCACGAGGCGGTGCTCGGCTGCCTGCGCGGCGCCGGCTTCTCGCTGGCACTCACCGCGCACGCCTATGCCCTGATCGACAGCTACATCTACGGATTCGCCCTGCAGGAAGCCACGCTGCCGTTCGCCGCGCCCGCCGAGTCCGAGGAGGTCGCCCGCGAGATCATGGCCGGACTGCCCGCCACGGAGTTCCCGCACTTCACCGAACTGGCCGTCGGGCACGTCCTGCGACCCGGCTACGACTTCCGCGACGAATTCGACTACGGGCTCGACCTCATCCTGGACACCCTCGAGCAGCGCCGCACCGCCCCCTAG
- a CDS encoding GlxA family transcriptional regulator translates to MTIVAVLASEGAVGFEVMLPGVVFGAANTVCADDRYEIRIVTPEEGATTGAVHGRVRLQSDWGIDTLATADIVVVPGRDDYRTEPSAAVCQALRAALARGARVASVCVGAFTLAAAGLLDGLRATTHWAHAAELARRYPQVEVDPSVLFIDNGQVLTSAGIAAGLDVCLHLVRQDLGAQVAADTARRIVMPPQRDGGQAQFIAHADPADPDTSLQPVLDWMQANLHRPLTLDDIAAHGAMSVRSLNRRFRAEIGTTPLQWLLRARVHRAQQLLETTGLSVDRVAEESGFGSATTLRYHFTRLTRTSPQAYRTTFQHGDAGDREPALARSSR, encoded by the coding sequence ATGACGATCGTGGCGGTCCTCGCCTCCGAAGGCGCGGTGGGTTTCGAGGTGATGCTCCCGGGCGTGGTGTTCGGCGCGGCGAACACGGTCTGCGCGGACGATCGGTACGAGATCCGCATCGTGACGCCCGAGGAGGGGGCCACCACCGGCGCGGTCCACGGGCGGGTCCGGCTCCAGAGCGATTGGGGCATCGACACTCTCGCGACGGCCGACATCGTCGTCGTGCCCGGCCGCGACGACTACCGCACCGAGCCGTCCGCGGCGGTCTGCCAGGCGCTGCGCGCGGCCCTGGCCCGTGGCGCGCGGGTGGCCTCGGTGTGCGTCGGGGCGTTCACCCTCGCCGCGGCCGGGTTGCTGGACGGGCTGCGCGCGACCACCCACTGGGCGCACGCCGCGGAGCTGGCCCGCCGGTACCCACAGGTCGAGGTGGACCCGTCGGTGCTGTTCATCGACAACGGGCAGGTGCTCACCTCGGCGGGTATCGCCGCGGGGCTCGACGTCTGCCTGCACCTGGTGCGCCAGGATCTCGGCGCGCAGGTGGCCGCCGACACCGCCCGCCGGATCGTCATGCCACCGCAGCGCGACGGCGGCCAGGCCCAGTTCATCGCGCACGCCGACCCCGCCGACCCCGACACCTCGCTGCAACCGGTCCTGGATTGGATGCAGGCCAACCTGCACCGCCCGCTCACCCTCGACGACATCGCCGCGCACGGCGCGATGAGTGTGCGCAGCCTCAACCGCCGCTTCCGCGCCGAGATCGGGACCACCCCGTTGCAGTGGCTGCTGCGCGCCCGCGTGCACCGCGCGCAACAACTGCTCGAGACCACCGGCCTGTCGGTCGATCGGGTGGCCGAGGAGTCCGGCTTCGGCTCGGCCACCACCCTGCGCTATCACTTCACCCGGCTGACCCGGACTTCACCGCAGGCCTACCGCACCACCTTCCAGCACGGCGACGCCGGCGACCGAGAGCCGGCGTTGGCCAGATCTTCGCGATAG
- a CDS encoding ABC transporter ATP-binding protein produces the protein MTATDLAEAREQDGPVTAVAPERTAMRLLRPHLPGFAAVVVLQVVGALAGLVPLLAVVELGRILLSPTPIQEGRVWSVVLAGAAGLFVRLVCGAAASGLAHLLDSRVQLAFRRQLAARLGTVPIGWFSRRRTGELAKVVGEDVSAVHPFIAHTPGELVSAFVVPSASLIYLFTVDWRLTLLTLVPVLLAVAVVPLMTTSARQREQAEFDAAMCRIADSVVEFVQGIAVVKTFGGAGRANRRFHRAADEFADIFLRMVRGLAGPAAAMQVALSPPFVLLAVLIGGTVLIRAGDMPPADLLPFLLLGLGLTAPVAALGHGFDDLQAARRAIGRIREVLAEPPLPEPARPAVPRGHRIELRDVRFGYDTGRDVLRGIDLVLEPGTVTALVGPSGSGKSTLVQLLPRFFDPTHGSVRLGGVDLRDLAPAQLYRTVSFVFQDVRLLRASIADNIALAVPQADRDAIEQAARGAAIHDRILELPNGYDSVVGVDVVLSGGEAQRLSLARALLAATPVLVLDEATAFADPQTEQAVRRTLSALGGDRTLLVIAHRLETIADADTVAVLDNGTIVERGSPRELLARGGRFAALWETHRTAVADRPSREEAPR, from the coding sequence ATGACGGCCACCGATCTCGCCGAGGCACGCGAGCAGGACGGGCCGGTCACCGCGGTCGCACCCGAACGGACCGCGATGAGGTTGCTGCGCCCGCATCTGCCGGGCTTCGCCGCCGTGGTCGTGCTGCAGGTCGTCGGCGCGCTGGCGGGTCTGGTGCCGCTGCTGGCCGTGGTGGAGCTGGGCCGGATCCTCCTGTCGCCGACACCGATCCAGGAGGGGCGGGTCTGGTCGGTGGTGCTCGCGGGCGCGGCCGGGTTGTTCGTGCGGCTGGTGTGCGGCGCCGCGGCGTCGGGGCTCGCGCATCTGCTCGACAGCCGGGTGCAACTCGCGTTCCGGCGGCAGCTCGCGGCCCGGCTGGGCACGGTGCCGATCGGCTGGTTCTCCCGGCGGCGCACCGGGGAGCTGGCGAAGGTGGTCGGCGAGGACGTCAGCGCTGTGCACCCGTTCATCGCGCACACACCGGGCGAACTCGTCTCCGCCTTCGTGGTGCCGTCGGCCTCGCTGATCTATCTGTTCACCGTGGACTGGCGGCTGACGTTGCTCACCCTCGTTCCGGTGCTGCTGGCCGTGGCGGTGGTGCCGCTGATGACGACGTCCGCGCGGCAACGCGAACAAGCGGAGTTCGACGCGGCGATGTGCCGGATCGCGGACTCGGTGGTGGAGTTCGTGCAGGGCATCGCGGTGGTCAAGACGTTCGGCGGTGCCGGTCGCGCCAATCGCCGGTTCCACCGCGCCGCCGACGAATTCGCCGACATCTTCTTGCGGATGGTGCGTGGCCTGGCCGGACCGGCGGCCGCGATGCAGGTGGCGCTGTCGCCGCCGTTCGTCCTGCTGGCCGTGCTGATCGGCGGCACGGTCCTGATCCGCGCCGGCGACATGCCCCCGGCGGATCTGCTGCCGTTCCTGCTGCTCGGCCTCGGACTCACCGCGCCCGTCGCGGCACTGGGGCACGGCTTCGACGACCTCCAGGCCGCCCGCCGCGCGATCGGCCGGATCCGGGAGGTGCTGGCCGAGCCGCCGCTGCCCGAGCCCGCGCGGCCCGCCGTTCCGCGGGGGCACCGGATCGAACTGCGCGACGTGCGTTTCGGCTACGACACCGGCCGCGACGTGCTGCGCGGCATCGACCTGGTGCTCGAACCCGGCACCGTCACGGCCCTGGTCGGCCCGTCAGGCAGCGGCAAATCGACCCTGGTGCAACTGCTTCCGCGATTCTTCGACCCGACCCACGGATCGGTCCGGCTCGGCGGCGTCGACCTGCGTGACCTCGCCCCCGCGCAGCTGTACCGGACGGTGTCGTTCGTCTTCCAGGATGTGCGGCTGCTGCGCGCCTCGATCGCGGACAACATCGCGCTCGCGGTGCCGCAGGCCGACCGCGACGCCATCGAACAGGCGGCGCGAGGCGCCGCCATCCACGACCGCATCCTGGAACTGCCGAACGGGTACGACTCGGTGGTCGGCGTCGATGTGGTCCTGTCCGGCGGTGAGGCGCAACGTCTTTCGCTCGCCCGCGCGCTGCTGGCCGCCACGCCGGTGCTGGTACTCGACGAGGCGACCGCCTTCGCCGATCCGCAGACCGAACAGGCGGTGCGCCGGACCCTGTCCGCCCTCGGCGGCGACCGCACGCTCCTGGTGATCGCGCACCGTCTCGAGACCATCGCCGACGCCGACACCGTCGCGGTACTCGACAACGGCACCATCGTCGAACGCGGCAGCCCCCGTGAGCTGCTGGCCCGCGGCGGCCGCTTCGCCGCCCTCTGGGAAACCCACCGCACCGCGGTCGCCGACCGCCCCTCGCGAGAAGAGGCACCCCGATGA